Proteins from a single region of Diaphorobacter limosus:
- a CDS encoding aminotransferase class I/II-fold pyridoxal phosphate-dependent enzyme translates to MSDQAPAHGGPDALGVPLHDFSTNANACGPCPVAFAALQQADRQHYPDPAYTRLRALLAGFHGVDVERIVIAASASEFIHRITAHAARSGLRRAVSPAHGYGDYARAARNWGLDCGTGQAMAPALHWACEPASPLGMADAALAAWVQRQGDGALRVLDCAYAPLRLDGQATALPEGVWQLWSPNKALGLTGVRAAYAIAPAAAVTDGSAAALRALAPSWPLGVDGVALLSAWVQADTQDWLAQSLATLRQWKAAQLRLCADLGWAVLPGSLANFFTARPPVPDLAAALQALRAQGIKLRDCASFGLAGHVRLGVLAPAAQRALAAAWRQWAP, encoded by the coding sequence ATGTCTGACCAAGCCCCGGCGCACGGTGGCCCCGACGCCCTGGGCGTGCCGTTACACGACTTTTCCACCAATGCCAATGCCTGCGGGCCTTGCCCCGTGGCCTTTGCCGCGCTGCAGCAAGCCGACCGCCAGCATTACCCCGATCCGGCCTATACCCGGCTGCGCGCGTTGCTGGCGGGCTTTCATGGGGTGGACGTCGAGCGCATCGTGATCGCCGCCAGTGCCAGCGAGTTCATCCATCGCATCACGGCCCATGCGGCGCGCAGCGGCCTGCGCCGCGCCGTATCGCCGGCACATGGCTATGGCGACTATGCGCGCGCGGCGCGCAACTGGGGTTTGGATTGCGGCACCGGGCAGGCCATGGCGCCCGCGCTGCACTGGGCCTGCGAGCCCGCGAGCCCGCTGGGCATGGCGGATGCGGCGCTGGCCGCATGGGTGCAACGGCAGGGCGATGGCGCGCTGCGCGTGCTCGACTGCGCCTATGCCCCGCTGCGCCTGGACGGTCAGGCCACGGCGCTGCCGGAAGGGGTTTGGCAGCTGTGGTCGCCCAACAAGGCCCTGGGCCTGACGGGCGTGCGCGCGGCCTATGCCATTGCGCCGGCCGCTGCCGTGACCGATGGCAGCGCTGCGGCGCTACGGGCGCTGGCGCCGTCCTGGCCGCTGGGGGTGGATGGCGTGGCGCTGCTCAGCGCCTGGGTGCAGGCCGACACGCAGGATTGGCTGGCCCAGTCGCTCGCCACCTTGCGCCAGTGGAAGGCGGCGCAGCTGCGGTTGTGCGCCGATCTGGGCTGGGCCGTGCTGCCGGGCAGCCTGGCCAACTTCTTCACCGCCCGCCCGCCGGTGCCAGACCTGGCCGCCGCGTTGCAGGCCCTGCGCGCGCAGGGCATCAAGCTGCGCGACTGCGCCTCGTTCGGCCTGGCCGGCCATGTGCGCCTGGGCGTGCTGGCGCCGGCTGCGCAGCGGGCCCTGGCCGCAGCATGGCGACAATGGGCGCCATGA
- a CDS encoding macro domain-containing protein gives MIKEVTGDILLSKADLLAHGISAFDPFDSGLALALRERWPSLVKDYRHDTHSKAIGAGELWAWAGVQQGGGVRRIVNLVTQNTLGQGPSAKPGKASVENVRAALQSLARFVRQEGITSVALPRLATGVGGLAWDDVKPLITQYLGDLAVPVIVYSTYRKDVQADEGL, from the coding sequence ATGATCAAGGAAGTTACCGGCGATATCCTGCTCAGCAAGGCAGACCTGCTTGCCCACGGCATTTCGGCATTTGACCCTTTTGACAGTGGCCTGGCCCTGGCGCTGCGCGAGCGCTGGCCCTCGCTGGTCAAGGACTACCGCCATGACACCCATTCCAAGGCCATAGGGGCCGGCGAGCTGTGGGCGTGGGCGGGCGTGCAGCAAGGCGGCGGCGTGCGCCGCATCGTGAATCTGGTCACCCAGAACACCCTGGGCCAGGGCCCCAGTGCCAAGCCGGGCAAGGCCAGCGTCGAGAACGTGCGCGCCGCCCTGCAAAGCCTGGCCAGGTTCGTGCGGCAAGAGGGCATCACCAGCGTGGCCCTGCCGCGCCTGGCCACGGGCGTGGGTGGCCTGGCGTGGGACGACGTGAAGCCGCTGATCACCCAGTACCTGGGCGATCTGGCCGTCCCCGTGATCGTCTACAGCACCTATCGCAAGGATGTGCAGGCCGACGAAGGGCTGTAA
- a CDS encoding aldo/keto reductase, with translation MQYRQLGKSPLQVSALCLGTMMFGDQTGETEAAAIVAHAREQGVNYIDTADVYTQGASEAMLGRLLKGQRQDWVLATKLGNKMGDLPNRAGYSRAWMLREVEASLERLQTDHVDILYLHRDYEAMDLEEPLYAIEALLRAGKIRYWGLSNFRAWRMAELVHGARRIAMPGPVVCQPYYNLLNRMPEVEILPACAHHGLGVTPYSPVARGVLTGKYLPGQAPEAGTRAGRGDRRMGQTEFRQESLAIAQTLKQHAGQRGVTLAQFATAWVLAHRSVSSVIAGPRTLAQWQDYLPALDYRVTPEDEALIDSLVAPGHPSTPGYTDPAYPLERRRP, from the coding sequence ATGCAATACCGTCAATTGGGCAAGAGCCCGCTGCAGGTCTCGGCCCTGTGCCTGGGCACCATGATGTTTGGCGACCAGACGGGCGAGACCGAGGCCGCTGCCATCGTCGCCCATGCGCGCGAGCAGGGCGTGAACTACATCGACACGGCCGACGTCTACACCCAGGGCGCGTCCGAGGCCATGCTGGGCCGGCTGCTCAAGGGCCAGCGCCAGGACTGGGTGCTGGCCACCAAGCTGGGCAACAAGATGGGCGACCTGCCCAACCGGGCGGGCTACTCGCGCGCCTGGATGCTGCGCGAGGTCGAAGCGAGCCTTGAGCGGCTGCAGACCGACCATGTGGACATCCTCTACCTGCACCGTGACTACGAGGCCATGGATCTGGAGGAGCCGCTCTACGCCATCGAGGCGCTGCTGCGTGCCGGCAAGATTCGCTACTGGGGCCTGTCCAACTTCCGCGCCTGGCGCATGGCCGAGCTGGTGCATGGCGCGCGCCGCATCGCCATGCCTGGGCCGGTGGTGTGCCAGCCCTACTACAACCTGCTCAACCGCATGCCCGAGGTCGAGATACTGCCGGCCTGCGCGCACCATGGCCTGGGCGTGACGCCCTACAGCCCGGTGGCGCGCGGTGTGCTGACCGGCAAGTACCTGCCGGGCCAGGCGCCCGAGGCCGGCACGCGCGCCGGGCGTGGCGACCGGCGCATGGGCCAGACCGAGTTCCGCCAGGAGTCGCTGGCCATCGCGCAAACGCTCAAGCAGCATGCCGGCCAGCGCGGCGTGACGCTGGCGCAGTTCGCCACCGCCTGGGTGCTGGCGCACCGCAGCGTGAGCAGCGTCATCGCCGGCCCGCGCACGCTGGCGCAGTGGCAGGACTACCTGCCGGCGCTGGACTATCGGGTAACGCCCGAGGACGAGGCGCTCATCGACAGCCTGGTGGCGCCCGGCCACCCGTCCACGCCCGGCTATACCGATCCGGCCTACCCGCTTGAGCGGCGCCGGCCGTGA
- a CDS encoding GspH/FimT family pseudopilin, with translation MQRSHTRYLPRTWHAGATPMRGFTAIELMVVVAIMAVLAALAAPSFTPLMEGWRVRQATEALQSTIFYARSEAIKRGGNVAIQKLPNNTGGCTTATTNQDWDCGWFVCADTNGNGACDTGEPELRRYESPGNVEVSRTGGGASIELNRWGLVNGAWLGFSLVPLNKPTTNAAARGVCMSLGGRVRIIPPAAIPCTGST, from the coding sequence ATGCAACGTTCGCACACTCGTTACCTCCCGCGCACATGGCACGCCGGCGCCACGCCCATGCGCGGCTTCACGGCCATCGAGCTGATGGTGGTAGTGGCCATCATGGCCGTCCTCGCGGCGCTGGCGGCGCCGAGTTTCACGCCACTCATGGAAGGCTGGCGCGTACGCCAGGCAACCGAGGCTCTGCAGTCCACCATCTTTTACGCACGCTCCGAAGCCATCAAGCGCGGCGGGAACGTGGCGATACAGAAGCTTCCCAACAACACCGGCGGGTGCACCACGGCCACCACCAACCAGGACTGGGACTGCGGCTGGTTTGTATGCGCCGATACCAACGGCAACGGCGCATGCGACACCGGGGAACCGGAGCTGCGCCGCTATGAGTCGCCCGGCAACGTAGAGGTGTCGCGCACCGGCGGCGGTGCCAGCATCGAACTCAATCGCTGGGGTCTTGTAAATGGCGCCTGGCTTGGATTCAGCCTCGTTCCGCTGAACAAACCCACCACCAATGCGGCCGCACGCGGCGTCTGCATGAGTTTGGGTGGACGCGTCAGGATCATCCCGCCTGCGGCCATCCCCTGCACAGGTTCCACGTAA
- a CDS encoding cobyric acid synthase — translation MTHKTLPGPARAIMVLGTSSGAGKSWLATALCRHYSNQGLKVAPFKAQNMSNNARVVATPDGAGGEAGAFGAWGEIGSAQYFQALAARAAPDVRMNPLLLKPEADTHSQVVLLGQVNNELSAMPWRGRSASVWPQIAAALDELRAENDVVVIEGAGSPAEINLHDSDVVNMRVARHAGARCLLVTDIDRGGAFAHLYGTWALLPGDERALIQGFVLNKFRGDAALLAPAPELLQEKTGVPVVATIPMQWNHGLPEEDGVFDMATATAGGAVHTRIAVVAYPRISNLDEFQPLKNVPGVLLTWARCPADVEGADWIILPGSKATAADLAWLRAQALDAAIARHAARGGRVLGICGGLQMLGEALIDTLGVDGNGPGLGLLPLVTSFEARKTVRHTRARFGEVRGAWAALAGVEVAGYEIHHGQTAQHPAMAAKGDVARELIPRLAWQNPAGNVLGLYLHGLFEDAAVLRALFGADAPTLEQVFERMAAGVGWWFAPEALALD, via the coding sequence ATGACGCACAAGACATTGCCCGGCCCGGCGCGGGCCATCATGGTGCTGGGCACCAGCAGCGGCGCCGGCAAGAGCTGGCTGGCCACGGCCCTGTGCCGCCACTACAGCAACCAGGGGTTGAAGGTGGCGCCGTTCAAGGCGCAGAACATGAGCAACAACGCGCGCGTGGTGGCCACGCCCGATGGCGCAGGCGGGGAGGCAGGCGCCTTTGGCGCCTGGGGCGAGATCGGCAGCGCGCAGTACTTCCAGGCCCTGGCCGCGCGCGCTGCGCCCGACGTGCGCATGAACCCGCTCTTGCTCAAGCCCGAGGCCGACACGCACAGCCAGGTGGTGCTGCTCGGGCAGGTGAACAATGAGCTGTCGGCCATGCCCTGGCGCGGGCGCAGCGCCAGCGTCTGGCCGCAGATCGCGGCGGCGCTGGATGAATTGCGCGCCGAGAACGACGTGGTGGTCATCGAGGGCGCGGGCTCGCCGGCCGAGATCAACCTGCATGACAGCGACGTGGTCAACATGCGCGTGGCGCGCCACGCTGGCGCGCGCTGCCTGCTGGTGACCGACATAGACCGCGGCGGCGCGTTTGCCCATTTGTACGGCACCTGGGCACTGCTGCCAGGCGATGAGCGCGCCTTGATCCAGGGCTTTGTACTCAACAAGTTCCGTGGCGACGCGGCGCTGCTGGCGCCCGCGCCCGAGCTGCTGCAGGAGAAGACCGGCGTGCCGGTGGTGGCCACCATCCCCATGCAGTGGAACCACGGCCTGCCCGAGGAGGACGGCGTATTCGACATGGCCACCGCTACCGCCGGCGGTGCGGTGCACACGCGCATCGCCGTCGTAGCCTATCCGCGCATCAGCAATCTGGACGAATTCCAGCCCTTGAAGAACGTCCCCGGCGTGCTTCTCACCTGGGCGCGCTGCCCGGCGGACGTGGAGGGCGCCGACTGGATCATCCTGCCCGGCTCCAAGGCCACGGCCGCCGACCTGGCCTGGCTGCGCGCGCAGGCTCTGGATGCGGCGATTGCCCGGCATGCCGCGCGCGGCGGCCGCGTGCTGGGCATCTGCGGCGGCCTGCAGATGCTGGGTGAGGCGCTGATAGACACCCTGGGCGTGGACGGCAACGGCCCTGGCCTGGGCCTGCTGCCGCTGGTGACCAGCTTCGAGGCGCGCAAGACCGTGCGCCACACCCGGGCGCGCTTTGGCGAGGTGCGGGGCGCCTGGGCGGCGCTGGCCGGGGTAGAGGTCGCCGGCTACGAGATCCACCACGGCCAGACCGCCCAGCACCCGGCCATGGCCGCCAAGGGCGACGTGGCGCGCGAGCTGATCCCCCGCCTGGCCTGGCAGAACCCGGCCGGCAACGTGCTGGGGCTGTACCTGCACGGCCTGTTCGAGGACGCCGCCGTGCTGCGCGCACTGTTTGGCGCCGACGCGCCCACGCTGGAGCAGGTGTTCGAGCGCATGGCGGCGGGCGTAGGGTGGTGGTTTGCGCCCGAGGCCCTGGCCCTGGATTGA
- a CDS encoding PIN domain-containing protein produces MNDAAIVLDANILIRAVLGQRVRELIRAHASTVKFFAPDVAYADARKYLPALLDKRGVDPIPAMQVLDALERIVHPLDVEVYGGLQQQALRRIKTRDADDWPVLACAMVLGCPVWTEDADFFGTGVATWTTDRVALYLGDV; encoded by the coding sequence ATGAACGACGCGGCCATTGTTCTGGATGCGAACATCCTGATCCGCGCGGTGCTTGGCCAGCGTGTCCGTGAACTGATCCGGGCGCATGCCTCCACGGTCAAGTTCTTCGCGCCCGATGTGGCGTATGCGGATGCGCGCAAATACCTGCCGGCGCTGCTGGATAAACGTGGCGTCGATCCCATCCCCGCTATGCAAGTGCTTGATGCACTGGAGCGCATTGTTCATCCCCTGGACGTCGAGGTCTACGGCGGACTGCAACAGCAGGCACTGCGGCGCATCAAGACACGGGATGCCGACGATTGGCCGGTGTTGGCTTGCGCCATGGTTTTGGGGTGCCCCGTCTGGACGGAAGATGCCGATTTCTTTGGCACCGGTGTCGCAACCTGGACTACAGATCGTGTTGCGCTGTATCTGGGCGACGTGTAA
- a CDS encoding PLP-dependent aminotransferase family protein produces MAFADRLNNVETSAIRELFKLLGKPGIISFAGGFPDSAMFDVEGISAASQRALAEEPGAALQYGATEGYQPLREQLAAFMAAKGASDVAPEQLIVTTGSQQALDLLGKTLINPGDKVIVEGPTFLATIQCFRLYGAELISAPIDGDGVKTDELERLIAEHRPKFVYLIPTFGNPSGAMLSLERRKKVLELAVKYQTLVVEDDPYGDLYFGAAPPPSLLALSAQVPGSRDWLAHCGSLSKVLSPGLRVGWLMAPPELLAKATMCKQFSDAHTSTFAQATAAQYLKVGRMPATLAHVRAVYAERAQAMSDALRAQLGAAVDFVQPQGGLFVWARLTGAGGAVQDGNLLAQRAIAKGVAFVPGAPFFCANPDPATLRLSFATADVAKIREGVAHLGQALAQP; encoded by the coding sequence ATTGCCTTTGCCGACCGTCTGAATAACGTAGAAACCTCCGCCATCCGCGAGCTTTTCAAGCTGCTGGGCAAGCCCGGCATCATCAGTTTTGCCGGGGGGTTTCCGGACAGCGCCATGTTCGACGTGGAGGGTATCAGCGCGGCCAGCCAGCGTGCGCTGGCCGAGGAGCCCGGCGCCGCCCTGCAGTACGGCGCCACCGAGGGCTACCAGCCGCTGCGCGAGCAGCTCGCCGCCTTCATGGCGGCCAAGGGCGCGAGCGATGTGGCGCCGGAGCAGCTCATCGTCACCACCGGCAGCCAGCAGGCGCTGGATCTGCTGGGCAAGACCCTGATCAACCCTGGCGACAAGGTGATCGTCGAAGGCCCGACGTTTCTCGCCACCATCCAGTGCTTTCGCCTGTATGGCGCCGAACTGATCAGCGCGCCCATCGACGGCGATGGCGTGAAGACCGACGAGCTGGAGCGCCTGATTGCCGAGCACCGCCCCAAATTCGTCTACCTGATTCCCACCTTCGGCAACCCCAGCGGCGCCATGCTCAGCCTGGAGCGGCGCAAGAAGGTGCTGGAGCTGGCCGTCAAGTACCAGACCCTGGTCGTCGAGGACGACCCCTATGGCGACCTGTACTTTGGTGCGGCTCCTCCCCCCAGCCTGCTGGCCTTGTCGGCCCAGGTGCCGGGCAGCCGTGATTGGCTGGCGCATTGCGGGTCACTGTCCAAGGTGCTTTCGCCCGGCCTGCGCGTGGGCTGGCTGATGGCCCCGCCCGAGTTGCTGGCCAAAGCCACCATGTGCAAGCAGTTTTCCGACGCGCACACCAGCACCTTCGCCCAGGCCACGGCCGCGCAGTACCTCAAGGTCGGGCGCATGCCGGCCACGCTGGCCCATGTGCGTGCGGTGTATGCCGAGCGCGCCCAGGCCATGAGCGACGCGCTGCGCGCCCAGCTGGGCGCGGCCGTGGACTTTGTTCAGCCCCAGGGCGGCCTGTTCGTCTGGGCGCGCCTGACCGGTGCGGGTGGCGCCGTGCAGGATGGCAATCTGCTGGCCCAGCGTGCCATCGCCAAGGGCGTGGCCTTTGTGCCGGGCGCGCCGTTCTTTTGCGCCAACCCGGACCCGGCCACGCTGCGCCTGTCCTTCGCCACGGCCGACGTGGCGAAGATCCGCGAGGGCGTGGCGCACCTGGGCCAGGCGCTGGCGCAGCCATGA
- a CDS encoding DUF3820 family protein, whose product MDIAGCDAQRLQLLLQREMPFGKHKGRVIADLPANYLQWFAREGFPRGEIGQLLALMYEIDHNGLRGLLAPLRASQPAGRQPK is encoded by the coding sequence ATGGACATCGCCGGCTGTGACGCGCAGCGCCTGCAGCTATTGCTGCAGCGCGAGATGCCGTTTGGCAAGCACAAGGGCAGGGTGATTGCCGACCTGCCGGCCAACTACCTGCAATGGTTTGCGCGCGAGGGCTTTCCGCGCGGCGAGATCGGCCAGCTGTTGGCCTTGATGTATGAGATAGACCACAACGGCCTGCGCGGGCTGCTGGCGCCGCTGCGCGCCAGCCAGCCAGCAGGCCGTCAGCCGAAATAG
- the nth gene encoding endonuclease III, with the protein MKPRDIEPFFATLKAANPQPNTELEYTTVFELLCAVLLSAQATDVGVNKATRRLFPVAGTPQAMLDLGLERLEGYIKTIGLYPTKARNLLATCRILVEQHGGQVPRTREALEALPGVGRKTANVVLNVAFGQPTMAVDTHIFRVGNRTGLAPGKTPLEVEKQLLRRVPREYLVDAHHWLILLGRYVCQARKPRCWECAVAPYCDYRPKTPAP; encoded by the coding sequence ATGAAGCCGCGCGACATAGAACCCTTCTTCGCCACCCTCAAGGCCGCCAACCCGCAGCCCAACACCGAACTGGAATACACCACGGTGTTCGAGCTGCTCTGCGCCGTGCTGCTCTCGGCCCAGGCCACCGACGTGGGCGTGAACAAGGCCACGCGCCGCTTGTTTCCGGTGGCGGGCACGCCGCAGGCCATGCTGGATCTGGGGCTGGAGCGCCTGGAGGGCTACATCAAGACCATAGGCCTGTACCCGACCAAGGCGCGCAACCTGCTGGCCACCTGCCGCATCCTGGTCGAGCAGCATGGCGGCCAGGTGCCACGCACGCGCGAGGCCCTTGAGGCCCTGCCCGGCGTGGGCCGCAAGACCGCCAACGTGGTGCTGAACGTGGCCTTCGGCCAGCCCACCATGGCGGTGGACACGCATATCTTTCGCGTGGGCAACCGCACCGGCCTGGCGCCGGGCAAGACTCCGTTGGAGGTGGAAAAACAACTACTGCGGCGCGTGCCGCGGGAGTACCTGGTGGACGCGCACCACTGGCTCATTTTGCTGGGGCGCTACGTCTGCCAGGCGCGCAAGCCGCGCTGCTGGGAATGCGCGGTGGCGCCGTATTGCGATTACCGGCCCAAGACGCCGGCGCCCTGA
- a CDS encoding SlyX family protein, translated as MSTQERLEALEVKAAFTEDLLDQLNLTIYRQQQQIDGLLRAVTELRQQRPEGGTGARSLRDELPPHY; from the coding sequence ATGAGCACGCAAGAGCGGCTGGAGGCGCTGGAGGTCAAGGCCGCCTTCACCGAGGATCTGCTGGATCAGCTGAACCTGACCATCTACCGCCAGCAGCAGCAAATTGACGGGTTGCTGCGCGCCGTGACCGAGCTGCGCCAGCAGCGCCCCGAGGGCGGCACCGGCGCACGCAGCCTGCGCGACGAGCTGCCGCCGCATTATTGA
- the cbiB gene encoding adenosylcobinamide-phosphate synthase CbiB encodes MLLWTLDAAVPALALVLALVIDRLWGEPPAPLHPVVWMGRALGACGARLAPGRATGRDLWSFWLAALIWCALAAIVLFLAAALQWLAWAYLPACGVALVLGLLLKPLLAWRMLRDEVLAVESALGQSLAAGRARLAWLVSRDVQQLDETAVRESAIETLAENLCDSVVAPLFWFVLLGLPGAALYRFANTADAMWGYPGMRGGRYWQWAGKWAARADDVLSWLPARLTALLLWAAALGAVRWRDVRTQARVTPSPNGGWPMGAMALALGVRLSKPGVYVLNAAGRVVLAGDAERALRLAARAIAALVMLAVVGLESITHFK; translated from the coding sequence ATGTTGCTCTGGACTTTGGACGCTGCCGTGCCGGCGCTGGCTCTTGTGCTGGCCCTGGTCATTGATCGCCTCTGGGGCGAGCCCCCCGCGCCCTTGCACCCCGTGGTGTGGATGGGGCGCGCGCTGGGCGCCTGCGGCGCGCGTCTGGCGCCGGGCCGGGCTACGGGGCGCGATTTATGGTCTTTTTGGCTTGCAGCGCTTATTTGGTGCGCGCTGGCAGCTATCGTTTTGTTTTTGGCTGCAGCCCTGCAGTGGCTGGCCTGGGCCTATCTGCCGGCCTGTGGCGTGGCGCTGGTGCTGGGGCTGCTGCTCAAGCCCCTGCTCGCCTGGCGCATGTTGCGTGACGAGGTGCTGGCAGTGGAGTCCGCCCTGGGGCAGTCGCTGGCCGCCGGGCGTGCGCGCCTGGCCTGGCTGGTGAGCCGCGATGTGCAACAGTTGGACGAGACGGCGGTGCGCGAGAGCGCCATCGAGACCCTGGCCGAGAACCTCTGCGATTCGGTGGTCGCGCCGCTGTTCTGGTTTGTGCTGCTGGGCCTGCCGGGCGCGGCGCTGTACCGCTTTGCCAATACGGCCGATGCCATGTGGGGCTACCCCGGCATGCGTGGCGGGCGCTACTGGCAGTGGGCTGGCAAATGGGCTGCGCGGGCCGACGATGTGCTGTCGTGGCTGCCGGCGCGGCTGACGGCGTTGCTGCTGTGGGCGGCGGCGCTGGGCGCGGTGCGCTGGCGCGATGTGCGGACGCAGGCGCGCGTGACGCCGTCGCCCAATGGCGGCTGGCCCATGGGCGCGATGGCCCTGGCGCTGGGGGTGCGGCTGTCCAAGCCGGGGGTGTATGTGCTGAATGCCGCGGGGCGGGTGGTGCTGGCGGGGGATGCGGAGCGGGCGTTGCGCTTGGCGGCCAGGGCTATTGCGGCACTGGTGATGTTGGCGGTGGTGGGCTTGGAGTCAATCACCCACTTCAAATAG
- the cobT gene encoding nicotinate-nucleotide--dimethylbenzimidazole phosphoribosyltransferase, whose translation MLNLPVIAPLNDAALTERLQFLIDHKTKPLGALGRLEALMLRLGLILGSEAPALHAPQMLVCAADHGLAARGVSAYPSDVTWQMVENFLAGGAAVSVLARQHGLALTVADCGVARAIPARDTAPGAPRLVSRRIAAGTQDASVGPAMTREQCAQALANGMAMVRDMPGNVLLLGEMGIGNTSVASLLLARLGGVPLADCVGAGTGLDPAGIARKRAVLQQALDANATATEPLAALAALGGFEVATLTGAVLQAASEHRVIVVDGFITGAAVLVAARLAPQVLQRCVFAHRSGERGHAHLLEVLRADPLIDLGLRLGEGSGAALAWPLLVSACAVLREMASFESAGVNGPSGG comes from the coding sequence ATGTTGAACCTCCCCGTAATCGCCCCCTTGAACGACGCAGCGCTGACCGAGCGCCTGCAGTTCCTGATCGACCACAAGACCAAGCCCCTGGGCGCCCTGGGCCGGCTGGAGGCGCTGATGCTGCGCCTGGGCCTGATCCTGGGCAGTGAGGCGCCCGCGCTGCATGCGCCGCAGATGCTGGTGTGCGCGGCCGACCACGGCCTGGCGGCGCGGGGCGTGTCGGCCTACCCCAGCGACGTGACCTGGCAGATGGTGGAGAACTTCCTGGCCGGCGGCGCCGCCGTGAGCGTGCTGGCGCGCCAGCACGGCCTGGCGCTGACGGTGGCCGACTGCGGCGTGGCGCGTGCCATTCCCGCGCGCGATACCGCCCCCGGCGCGCCGCGCCTGGTCAGCCGCCGCATTGCCGCCGGCACGCAGGACGCCAGCGTGGGCCCGGCCATGACGCGCGAGCAATGCGCCCAGGCCCTTGCCAACGGCATGGCCATGGTGCGCGACATGCCGGGCAACGTGCTGCTGCTGGGCGAGATGGGCATAGGCAACACCTCGGTGGCCTCGCTGCTGCTGGCGCGCTTGGGTGGCGTGCCGCTGGCCGACTGCGTGGGCGCGGGCACGGGGCTGGACCCGGCCGGCATCGCGCGCAAGCGGGCCGTGCTGCAGCAGGCGCTGGATGCCAACGCCACGGCCACCGAACCCCTGGCGGCGCTGGCGGCCCTGGGCGGCTTCGAGGTCGCCACGCTCACCGGCGCCGTGCTGCAGGCAGCCAGCGAGCACCGCGTGATCGTGGTCGATGGCTTCATCACCGGCGCGGCGGTGCTGGTGGCCGCGCGCCTGGCGCCCCAGGTGCTGCAGCGTTGCGTGTTTGCCCACCGCTCGGGCGAGCGCGGCCACGCCCATCTGCTGGAGGTGCTGCGCGCCGATCCGCTGATCGACCTGGGCCTGCGCCTGGGCGAGGGCTCGGGTGCGGCGCTGGCCTGGCCGCTGTTGGTGTCGGCCTGCGCCGTGTTGCGCGAGATGGCGAGCTTCGAGTCCGCCGGGGTGAATGGGCCGAGTGGCGGTTGA
- a CDS encoding group III truncated hemoglobin, which produces MSALDIPTREGLTDLVHGFYADVRADAQLGPLFDRAIGAHWDTHLERMVEFWSTVALGTRSFKGDVFGKHMAVDGVAPEHFAVWLRLWGQHTERVFAPEVARELQTVAHGIARNLFRGYFG; this is translated from the coding sequence ATGAGCGCCCTGGACATCCCCACGCGCGAGGGCCTGACCGACCTGGTGCACGGGTTCTACGCCGACGTGCGTGCCGACGCCCAGCTGGGCCCGCTGTTCGACCGCGCCATTGGCGCGCACTGGGACACGCACCTGGAGCGCATGGTGGAGTTCTGGAGCACCGTGGCGCTGGGCACGCGCAGCTTCAAGGGCGACGTATTCGGCAAGCACATGGCCGTGGACGGCGTCGCGCCCGAGCATTTCGCCGTCTGGCTGCGCCTGTGGGGCCAGCACACCGAGCGCGTGTTCGCCCCCGAGGTGGCGCGCGAGCTGCAGACCGTGGCCCACGGCATTGCGCGCAACCTGTTTCGCGGCTATTTCGGCTGA
- a CDS encoding type II toxin-antitoxin system Phd/YefM family antitoxin translates to MEATKVGIREFRADLAEYIAANSPVAVTRHGQTVGYFIPVHGQAEADLVALQKASQSLDKLLSAQGVDVEDIVTDFKKARKKSTSGAGAGAK, encoded by the coding sequence ATGGAAGCCACAAAGGTCGGAATTCGCGAATTTCGTGCGGATCTGGCCGAGTACATCGCTGCGAACAGCCCGGTCGCGGTGACTCGCCACGGTCAGACGGTCGGTTACTTCATTCCTGTACACGGCCAGGCCGAGGCGGATTTGGTGGCGCTCCAGAAAGCCAGCCAGTCACTCGACAAGCTGCTGTCTGCGCAAGGCGTGGACGTAGAGGACATCGTGACCGACTTCAAGAAGGCGCGAAAGAAGAGCACTTCCGGCGCCGGTGCCGGGGCCAAATGA